In Alphaproteobacteria bacterium, one DNA window encodes the following:
- a CDS encoding RHS repeat-associated core domain-containing protein — MLRIILHHGHECGGDGKAYAAHPDYRGAPIRLNGANGAMVWDWQASGPWADVSPLHYTPGLSAAFPFHYRERLPGQFYDDETDMNYNGARIYNMHLGRFNQPDPVLQLDGLNSYNIDNNNPVGFVDPDGRQALAAGAIAARAAVVAAGRCAASTVCRAIVGGFIANRASVQSLQQYGQFVGSPFYKVATDPNNPAGQAANFCLGMVKSMVLPEGMNLETPGFGNPAYEKSGEAFMLGVGRFMDGIMDYTNPNDNAQKQSTSPSKLQSAPPRPAINDFGDPRPSYPVPIHG; from the coding sequence GTGTTACGCATAATCCTCCACCACGGCCATGAATGTGGCGGCGACGGCAAAGCCTATGCCGCGCATCCCGATTATCGCGGCGCGCCCATTCGCCTGAACGGCGCGAACGGCGCGATGGTCTGGGACTGGCAAGCCTCAGGCCCCTGGGCCGACGTGTCGCCCCTGCACTACACACCCGGCCTCAGCGCCGCCTTTCCCTTCCACTATCGCGAACGCCTGCCCGGCCAGTTCTATGACGACGAAACCGACATGAACTATAACGGCGCGCGCATCTATAACATGCATCTGGGCCGCTTTAACCAACCCGACCCCGTGCTGCAGCTGGATGGCCTTAACTCGTATAATATTGACAATAACAATCCGGTGGGGTTTGTGGATCCGGATGGACGGCAAGCACTTGCAGCCGGAGCCATCGCTGCTCGTGCAGCCGTTGTTGCTGCAGGTCGGTGCGCCGCCAGTACAGTATGCCGTGCCATTGTCGGAGGCTTCATAGCCAATCGCGCATCGGTGCAATCACTGCAGCAGTATGGACAATTTGTCGGCTCACCCTTCTATAAGGTGGCTACGGATCCTAATAATCCTGCTGGCCAAGCCGCCAATTTCTGCTTGGGGATGGTTAAATCTATGGTTCTGCCAGAAGGTATGAACTTAGAAACACCAGGATTTGGAAACCCCGCATATGAGAAATCTGGAGAAGCATTTATGCTTGGTGTGGGGCGGTTTATGGATGGAATCATGGATTACACAAATCCGAATGATAACGCTCAAAAACAGAGCACCTCTCCATCAAAGCTACAAAGTGCCCCTCCTCGTCCTGCTATTAACGACTTTGGCGACCCGAGACCTTCTTATCCTGTGCCGATTCATGGTTAG